In Acholeplasma equirhinis, the following proteins share a genomic window:
- a CDS encoding phosphatase PAP2 family protein has product MTIELDIIRFIQGMRSGFVDAVMQAITQLGDQFAFIAVALVIYWFVNKKSAFKLVFVFIFSSIVNEGLKALIQRPRPFKEDPALGVGEETHGYSFPSGHAQNTAVISTVLYQEYGKANKWLKWVLLAAMILVPFTRVYLGQHYPSDVIIGLVLGISVAFLIGRVVELMKDREHIYGLLVLIPLVLGVLAIQIFTAPHYDDVKTMFVAAGGLTGFMLGYVLDKFKIMYDEKPQGIKILWRALVGLAGVLILYVGLSAIFDLIAEDNVYLDFIRYAAIGFFGSAGSMFIFKKLKV; this is encoded by the coding sequence ATGACAATTGAATTAGATATTATTCGTTTTATACAAGGCATGCGTTCAGGCTTTGTAGATGCAGTTATGCAAGCAATCACTCAACTTGGTGATCAGTTCGCATTTATTGCAGTTGCACTTGTTATTTACTGGTTTGTTAATAAAAAGAGTGCTTTTAAACTTGTATTTGTATTTATTTTCTCAAGTATTGTTAATGAAGGCTTAAAAGCTTTGATTCAAAGACCAAGACCATTTAAAGAAGATCCGGCACTTGGTGTAGGTGAAGAAACACACGGGTATTCATTCCCATCTGGACATGCACAAAATACTGCAGTGATTTCAACTGTGCTTTATCAAGAATACGGTAAAGCAAACAAATGGTTGAAATGGGTATTACTTGCAGCAATGATTTTAGTACCTTTTACAAGAGTTTATTTAGGTCAACACTATCCAAGTGATGTCATTATTGGTTTAGTCTTAGGTATTTCTGTAGCATTCTTAATTGGACGAGTTGTTGAACTGATGAAAGACAGAGAACATATCTACGGTTTACTTGTCTTAATTCCACTTGTACTAGGTGTACTTGCTATTCAAATCTTTACAGCACCACATTATGATGATGTAAAAACTATGTTTGTTGCAGCTGGTGGATTAACTGGTTTCATGTTAGGTTATGTATTAGATAAATTTAAGATTATGTATGATGAAAAACCACAAGGTATTAAAATCCTTTGGAGAGCACTTGTTGGTTTAGCTGGAGTTTTAATCCTTTATGTTGGTTTATCTGCAATCTTTGATTTAATTGCTGAAGATAATGTATATCTTGATTTTATTCGTTATGCAGCAATTGGATTCTTTGGTTCAGCTGGTTCAATGTTTATCTTTAAAAAATTGAAAGTGTAA
- a CDS encoding patatin-like phospholipase family protein — protein MGKLKIGLMLGGGGAKGAYQLGVIKALEEANLLKQIKSISGTSIGAINTMLLMSKKNHKHMETIWDDLDADNVFGVKMNVFSKDSRMYSVEPLTNKLLEKINMKQVRKSKYQGYATAALMYSKTSMTHQINTDTMEKKVFHLNKMMDPYKAVLASASIPVIFGPTKIDDFFYVDGGILDNYPVEPLINDGCNLILSIPLDYKFNPYLYDHTDINIIDFTPGEVFEKSFITDNLEMLNFNKTYKDEKALLGYTAGKMVINKMYEEGIIKSFWKFNFFKKSNEFKVIKLTPEDELKLKDLKLQTKKELKKLQKEMKKKAKKQKRGNEE, from the coding sequence ATGGGTAAACTTAAAATTGGTTTAATGCTTGGTGGTGGTGGTGCTAAAGGTGCATACCAACTTGGTGTCATTAAAGCATTAGAAGAAGCTAATCTTTTAAAACAGATTAAATCAATCTCAGGAACTTCGATTGGTGCCATTAATACGATGTTATTAATGTCAAAAAAGAACCATAAGCATATGGAAACCATTTGGGATGACCTAGATGCTGATAATGTCTTTGGCGTTAAAATGAATGTCTTTTCTAAAGATTCTAGAATGTATTCGGTAGAACCTTTAACTAATAAGTTATTAGAAAAGATAAATATGAAGCAAGTTAGAAAGTCTAAATATCAAGGCTATGCAACTGCAGCACTGATGTATTCTAAAACATCAATGACACATCAAATCAATACTGATACCATGGAAAAGAAAGTTTTCCATTTAAATAAAATGATGGATCCATATAAAGCAGTTTTAGCATCTGCATCCATACCAGTGATTTTTGGTCCGACTAAAATCGATGATTTCTTTTATGTTGATGGTGGGATTTTAGACAATTACCCTGTTGAACCTTTAATTAATGATGGTTGTAATTTAATTTTATCGATTCCACTGGATTATAAGTTTAATCCATATCTTTATGATCATACAGATATTAATATCATTGATTTCACACCAGGTGAAGTCTTTGAGAAAAGTTTTATTACAGATAACCTTGAAATGTTAAATTTCAATAAAACATATAAAGATGAAAAAGCTTTACTAGGCTATACTGCAGGTAAAATGGTTATCAATAAAATGTATGAAGAGGGTATCATTAAATCATTTTGGAAATTTAATTTCTTTAAAAAATCAAATGAATTTAAAGTCATTAAATTAACACCAGAAGATGAACTTAAATTAAAAGATTTAAAGTTACAAACTAAAAAAGAATTAAAAAAATTACAAAAAGAGATGAAGAAAAAAGCTAAAAAGCAGAAGAGAGGAAATGAAGAATGA
- the smpB gene encoding SsrA-binding protein SmpB — MKVISTNKRATFEYHIEQKFTAGIQLQGSEVKSIRAGKVSINEAYVMIRNSEAFVLNMHIAKFEASSIFNHEETRTRKLLLNRSEINKLIGLKDRGGYTIIPLQVQLHQGLIKLEIAVAKGKKLFDKRDSIKERDLEREKRQELKSKNRY; from the coding sequence TTGAAAGTCATCTCAACAAATAAACGTGCAACATTTGAATATCACATTGAACAAAAATTTACAGCCGGTATCCAACTTCAAGGTAGTGAAGTTAAAAGTATTCGCGCAGGTAAAGTTTCAATTAATGAAGCCTATGTGATGATTAGAAATAGTGAAGCTTTTGTTTTAAATATGCATATTGCTAAATTTGAAGCATCTTCAATTTTTAACCATGAAGAAACGAGAACGAGAAAACTACTTTTAAACCGCAGTGAAATTAATAAACTGATCGGTCTTAAAGATCGTGGAGGTTATACAATTATTCCACTTCAAGTTCAGTTACATCAAGGTTTAATTAAGTTAGAAATTGCAGTTGCTAAGGGTAAGAAACTCTTTGACAAGCGAGATTCGATTAAAGAACGTGATTTGGAACGTGAAAAGCGACAAGAACTCAAAAGTAAAAATCGTTATTAA